From Sphingomonas nostoxanthinifaciens, a single genomic window includes:
- a CDS encoding Hpt domain-containing protein has translation MSEFGPIDHGQLSKAQREMGTAFPRILSYYAEDGERSVAEIENAVRGANAAGLVRPAHTLKGESLQFGAAHLGMLAEKIEMAGRQAVEDRTFPADMVAEAARLRPLFHEAINALRQTIVAPPAPVRRAPGGFGRKTS, from the coding sequence GTGAGCGAATTCGGGCCGATCGATCATGGCCAGTTGAGCAAGGCGCAGCGCGAGATGGGCACCGCCTTTCCGCGCATCCTGAGCTATTATGCCGAGGACGGCGAACGCTCGGTGGCCGAGATCGAGAATGCGGTGCGCGGCGCCAATGCGGCGGGCCTCGTCCGCCCGGCGCACACGCTGAAGGGCGAATCGCTGCAGTTCGGCGCTGCCCATCTAGGCATGCTCGCCGAGAAGATCGAGATGGCCGGACGCCAGGCCGTCGAGGATCGCACCTTTCCGGCCGACATGGTGGCCGAAGCCGCGCGGCTCCGGCCCCTGTTTCACGAAGCGATCAATGCGCTGCGCCAGACGATCGTCGCGCCGCCCGCGCCGGTGCGGCGCGCGCCCGGGGGATTCGGGCGCAAGACGAGCTGA
- a CDS encoding MFS transporter, which translates to MADGERAASMRLVVVASALGTMFEWYDFFVYGTLAGIIGSHFFPAGNETVSLLIALATFGVGFGMRPIGAALFGVLGDRLGRKYTFLATVVLMGGSTAAIGLLPTYATIGIAAPAILVLLRIGQGLALGGEYGGAAVYVAEYAPAHRRGLYTSFIHAGVAGGFLLSLAVVLAANAYVAPAAWTEWGWRLPFLFSTVLLAVSLWVRMLLHESPVFRTMQAEGRVAGNPLRESFDSRAKALRILAVLGVAAGMTVLFYSAQIQSLYFLQNTVRIADTPARLIVGLAAASSMIWYVLFGWLSDHVGRKPPIVVGYVLAILCIFPLHRQMAEDGNPVLAAARARAPVIVTGSDCRYDPFASHGQATPCARILDSLSKRGVAYTKASAAPGVPPSVTIGGHPVLALDDASLASALAGAGYPPDKVVPDYGAAIRVALAIMGLALFSGMTFGPLAAWLVELFPARVRYTSLSIPYNVGTGYFGGFLPFIVQYAVARTGDPFAGLWYVVAVAILSLIVSAATLPETAGRELE; encoded by the coding sequence ATGGCGGATGGGGAGCGTGCCGCCTCGATGCGGCTGGTGGTGGTCGCGTCCGCGCTCGGCACGATGTTCGAATGGTATGATTTCTTCGTCTACGGCACGCTCGCCGGGATCATCGGTTCGCATTTCTTTCCCGCTGGAAACGAGACGGTTTCGCTGCTGATCGCGCTGGCGACGTTCGGCGTCGGCTTCGGCATGCGGCCGATCGGCGCGGCTTTGTTCGGGGTGCTCGGCGACCGGCTGGGCCGCAAATACACCTTCCTCGCGACGGTCGTGCTGATGGGCGGCTCGACCGCGGCGATCGGCCTGCTGCCGACCTACGCCACGATCGGCATCGCCGCGCCCGCCATCCTCGTCCTGCTGCGCATCGGTCAGGGGCTGGCGCTGGGCGGCGAATATGGCGGGGCGGCGGTCTATGTCGCCGAATATGCGCCGGCGCATCGCCGCGGGCTCTACACCAGCTTCATCCATGCCGGGGTGGCGGGCGGCTTCCTGCTCAGCCTCGCGGTGGTGCTGGCGGCCAATGCCTATGTCGCGCCGGCGGCGTGGACCGAATGGGGTTGGCGCCTGCCGTTCCTGTTCAGCACCGTGCTGCTCGCCGTATCCTTGTGGGTGCGGATGCTGCTGCATGAAAGCCCGGTGTTCCGCACGATGCAGGCCGAGGGGCGCGTCGCCGGCAATCCGCTGCGCGAAAGCTTCGACAGCCGCGCCAAGGCGCTGCGCATCCTCGCCGTGCTCGGCGTGGCGGCGGGCATGACGGTGCTGTTCTATTCGGCGCAGATCCAGTCGCTCTATTTCCTCCAGAACACCGTGCGCATCGCCGACACGCCCGCGCGGCTGATCGTCGGCCTCGCCGCGGCCAGCAGCATGATCTGGTACGTCCTGTTCGGCTGGCTGTCGGATCATGTCGGGCGCAAGCCGCCGATCGTGGTCGGCTATGTGCTGGCGATCCTCTGCATCTTCCCGCTGCATCGCCAGATGGCCGAGGACGGCAACCCGGTGCTGGCGGCGGCACGTGCCCGCGCACCGGTGATCGTGACCGGCAGCGACTGCCGCTACGATCCCTTCGCCTCCCACGGCCAGGCGACGCCATGTGCCCGCATCCTCGACAGCTTGTCGAAACGCGGGGTCGCCTACACCAAGGCGTCGGCCGCGCCGGGCGTGCCGCCGAGCGTGACGATCGGCGGCCATCCGGTGCTGGCGCTGGACGACGCTTCGCTCGCCTCGGCGCTGGCGGGGGCAGGCTATCCGCCGGACAAGGTGGTGCCGGATTATGGCGCGGCGATCCGCGTCGCGCTCGCGATCATGGGGCTGGCGCTGTTCTCGGGCATGACCTTCGGCCCGCTCGCGGCATGGCTGGTCGAACTGTTCCCGGCGCGGGTGCGCTACACCTCGCTGTCGATCCCCTACAATGTCGGCACCGGCTATTTCGGCGGCTTCCTGCCCTTCATCGTTCAATATGCCGTGGCGCGGACCGGCGATCCGTTCGCCGGCCTGTGGTACGTCGTCGCGGTGGCGATCCTCAGCCTGATCGTCAGCGCCGCGACCTTGCCCGAAACCGCCGGACGGGAGCTCGAATGA
- the hisN gene encoding histidinol-phosphatase has product MTDDDIMLVNRLADAAGAAIRPFYRRPFAMETKSDASPVTEVDRAAETAIRAILAAERPADGVIGEEFGDDRPEAERVWVIDPIDGTRAFLAGRPLFGTLIALLEAGRPVLGVIDQPIARDRWLGAAGRPTQLNGEAATVRACGALASAYIATTGPSYFAPPEWAAFERLRGACHDVLWGGDCHNYGLLASGHLDLVVESGLKLHDFAALVPVVEGAGGRMTDWAGRPLDAGSSGHVIAAGDPALIEAAVAALA; this is encoded by the coding sequence ATGACCGACGACGACATCATGCTGGTGAACCGGCTCGCCGATGCAGCGGGCGCGGCGATCCGCCCTTTCTACCGCCGGCCGTTCGCGATGGAGACCAAGTCCGACGCCTCGCCGGTGACCGAGGTCGATCGCGCCGCCGAGACGGCGATCCGCGCGATCCTGGCGGCGGAGCGCCCGGCGGACGGCGTGATCGGTGAGGAATTTGGCGACGATCGGCCCGAGGCGGAGCGCGTCTGGGTGATCGATCCGATCGACGGCACGCGCGCCTTCCTCGCCGGCCGGCCGCTGTTCGGCACGCTCATCGCGCTGCTGGAGGCGGGGCGACCGGTGCTGGGCGTGATCGACCAGCCGATCGCACGCGACCGCTGGCTGGGCGCTGCGGGCCGGCCCACACAGCTCAATGGCGAGGCCGCCACGGTGCGCGCGTGCGGCGCGCTCGCCTCTGCCTATATCGCCACCACCGGCCCATCCTATTTCGCGCCGCCCGAATGGGCCGCGTTCGAGCGGTTGCGCGGTGCCTGCCACGACGTGTTGTGGGGCGGCGACTGTCATAATTACGGCCTGCTCGCCTCGGGCCATCTCGACCTGGTCGTCGAGAGCGGGCTCAAGCTGCACGATTTCGCGGCGCTCGTGCCGGTGGTCGAGGGCGCGGGCGGGCGCATGACCGATTGGGCGGGCAGGCCGCTCGACGCCGGCAGCAGCGGCCATGTCATCGCCGCGGGCGATCCCGCGCTGATCGAGGCGGCGGTGGCGGCGCTGGCCTGA
- a CDS encoding DUF418 domain-containing protein, whose protein sequence is MSVPTSGRILPLDAVRGVAVMGILLMNVNAFAMPFTAYDNPANFGPMHPADILVWAVELVLVDGKMRALFSALFGASLLLVAERAEASGRSAARVHYARMAALLLIGIVHACLLWDGDILVLYALVGMAAFPLRRLAVESLLVLSGLMMLIGMAVLGLHFEGLAALAAAAHAPGAAPGDVALWQDVLDQIGRPRAAPLAADLALHRGPWLALVAARGVQEAGSWLGDLILNGPETLGLMLLGMAGLRSGFLTGAWPRARYTRVARIGFAIGLPSMIALAVWLIAAGFPPLMTSLLAGVVATPIRWLLAVALAALILLWFGTGESGLRTRVAATGRAALTNYLGASLVMDAVFLGWGLDLYGRVERWGLLPIALAAAALMPLWSRFWLDRFAYGPMEWLWRSMTRLRFVSIRR, encoded by the coding sequence ATGAGCGTCCCCACCTCCGGCCGCATCCTGCCGCTCGATGCGGTGCGTGGGGTCGCGGTGATGGGCATCCTGCTCATGAACGTGAACGCCTTCGCCATGCCGTTCACCGCCTATGACAACCCCGCCAATTTCGGGCCGATGCATCCCGCCGACATCCTCGTCTGGGCGGTCGAGCTGGTGCTGGTCGACGGCAAGATGCGCGCGCTCTTCTCGGCTCTGTTCGGGGCGAGCCTGTTGCTGGTCGCCGAGCGCGCCGAAGCATCCGGGCGGAGCGCCGCGCGCGTCCATTATGCCCGCATGGCGGCGTTGCTGCTGATCGGGATCGTGCATGCCTGCCTGCTGTGGGACGGCGACATCCTCGTCCTGTACGCGCTGGTGGGCATGGCGGCATTCCCGCTGCGGCGGCTGGCGGTCGAATCGCTGCTGGTGCTGTCAGGGCTGATGATGCTGATCGGCATGGCCGTGCTGGGCCTGCATTTCGAGGGTCTCGCAGCGCTGGCGGCGGCCGCGCATGCCCCGGGTGCCGCGCCCGGCGACGTTGCGCTGTGGCAGGACGTGCTCGACCAGATCGGGCGGCCACGCGCCGCGCCGCTCGCCGCCGATCTGGCGCTGCATCGCGGCCCGTGGCTCGCTTTGGTCGCCGCGCGCGGCGTACAGGAGGCGGGGTCGTGGCTGGGCGACCTGATCCTCAACGGCCCGGAGACGCTTGGGCTGATGTTGCTGGGCATGGCGGGGCTGCGTTCGGGCTTCCTCACCGGCGCGTGGCCGCGCGCGCGATACACCCGCGTCGCGCGAATCGGCTTCGCGATCGGCCTGCCGTCGATGATCGCATTGGCCGTCTGGCTGATCGCCGCGGGCTTCCCGCCGCTGATGACGAGCCTGCTCGCGGGCGTGGTGGCGACGCCGATCCGCTGGTTGCTGGCGGTCGCGCTGGCCGCGCTGATCCTGCTGTGGTTCGGCACCGGCGAAAGCGGCTTGCGCACGAGAGTCGCCGCGACCGGGCGCGCGGCGCTCACGAATTACCTGGGCGCCAGCCTCGTCATGGATGCGGTCTTCCTCGGATGGGGCCTCGATCTCTACGGCCGGGTCGAGCGCTGGGGCTTGCTGCCGATCGCGCTCGCCGCTGCCGCGTTGATGCCGCTGTGGAGCCGTTTTTGGCTCGACCGCTTCGCCTATGGCCCGATGGAGTGGCTGTGGCGCAGCATGACGCGGCTGCGGTTCGTCTCAATCCGACGTTAA
- a CDS encoding sulfurtransferase TusA family protein: MSEGAVAIDARGLRCPWPALRLARVMRSARSVSIRADDPLAPAEIAALATANGWTVHPAGDTLVVTAADR, translated from the coding sequence ATGAGCGAAGGCGCGGTCGCGATCGACGCGCGCGGCCTGCGCTGCCCGTGGCCGGCGCTGCGACTGGCGCGGGTGATGCGCAGCGCGCGCAGCGTATCGATCCGCGCCGACGATCCGCTGGCCCCGGCCGAGATCGCCGCGCTGGCGACGGCCAACGGCTGGACGGTGCATCCGGCCGGCGACACGCTGGTCGTGACCGCGGCAGACCGATAA
- a CDS encoding (2Fe-2S)-binding protein, with translation MVVCSCNAIRERDVREAARSGVDCPLQAYASLGRRPRCGQCIPFARALIAEERSAAA, from the coding sequence GTGGTCGTTTGTTCGTGCAATGCGATTCGGGAACGTGACGTGCGGGAGGCCGCACGCTCCGGCGTCGACTGTCCGCTCCAGGCCTATGCCAGCCTCGGCCGTCGCCCGCGCTGCGGCCAATGCATCCCCTTCGCCCGCGCGCTGATCGCCGAAGAGCGCAGCGCCGCAGCCTGA
- a CDS encoding acyl-CoA thioesterase gives MPADTNPYGDIFGGWLLSQMDSAAGTVAAQYSGGRAVTIAIDGMTFHRPVKVGDVVSVYAEVVSTGRSSMKIEVAAWRRVRAGTESDRVTHAHFTFVAIGEDGRPRPIVP, from the coding sequence ATGCCGGCCGACACCAATCCTTATGGTGATATCTTCGGCGGCTGGCTGCTGAGCCAGATGGATTCGGCCGCCGGCACGGTCGCCGCGCAATATAGCGGCGGCCGTGCCGTCACCATCGCGATCGATGGCATGACCTTCCACCGGCCGGTCAAGGTCGGCGACGTGGTGTCGGTCTATGCCGAGGTGGTGTCGACCGGCCGCTCGTCGATGAAGATCGAGGTCGCCGCGTGGCGCCGCGTCCGCGCGGGCACCGAGAGCGACCGCGTCACCCACGCCCATTTCACCTTCGTCGCCATCGGCGAGGATGGCCGGCCGCGTCCCATCGTGCCATGA
- the bfr gene encoding bacterioferritin, translating to MKGDDKVIEFLNGALKNELTAINQYFLHYRMLDHWGIAHLAKFEYHESIDEMKHADWLAARILFLDGLPNFQLLGRLRIGETVEEILRADLALEGDAIPLLRDAIAHCEEVRDYISRDLFKRILDNEEEHVDYLERQFDMIERMGIHNYVQLQSKPAEEEAKG from the coding sequence ATGAAGGGCGACGATAAGGTCATCGAATTTCTCAACGGGGCGCTCAAGAACGAGCTGACCGCGATCAACCAGTATTTCCTGCATTACCGCATGCTGGATCACTGGGGCATCGCCCACCTCGCGAAGTTCGAATATCACGAGTCGATCGACGAGATGAAGCATGCCGACTGGCTGGCGGCGCGCATCCTGTTCCTCGACGGCCTGCCCAACTTCCAGCTGCTCGGCCGCCTGCGCATCGGCGAGACGGTGGAGGAGATCCTCCGCGCCGACCTCGCGCTGGAAGGCGACGCCATCCCCCTGCTGCGCGATGCGATCGCGCACTGCGAAGAGGTGCGCGACTATATCAGCCGCGACCTGTTCAAGCGCATCCTCGACAATGAGGAGGAGCATGTCGATTATCTGGAGCGCCAGTTCGACATGATCGAACGGATGGGCATCCACAATTACGTCCAGCTCCAGTCGAAGCCGGCGGAAGAAGAAGCCAAGGGCTGA
- the der gene encoding ribosome biogenesis GTPase Der, whose protein sequence is MPVLPTIAIVGRPNVGKSTLFNRLVGKKLALVDDRPGVTRDRREGEATLLGLDFRIVDTAGFEDEDPQTLPGRMRAQTQAAVSDADAALFLFDARVGVTPLDEEMGRWLRNGDTPVILAGNKAEGKAGESGLLDAFKLGFGEAIPLSAEHGEGLVDLFEAIRPIVDDFDPGEVEDEEGTDGPLKLAIVGRPNAGKSTLVNQMLGEDRMITGPEAGITRDSIAIDWEWFGKPVRLIDTAGLRRKAKVEDKLERLSAADTQRAIDFAEVVVLLLDATRGLEAQDLRIASQVIEEGRALIVAVSKWDVAENAPSLFQGIRGALDDGLAQVKGLPLITVSGVTGRGVDQLIQAAFATREAWSARVGTGELNRWFERALEANPPPAPGGKRIKLRYLTQARTRPPTFVLFGTRVDQLPESYRRYLVNGIRRELGFGAVPVRLNLRAPKNPFGG, encoded by the coding sequence ATGCCAGTTTTGCCCACCATCGCCATCGTCGGTCGCCCCAATGTGGGCAAGTCCACCCTGTTCAACCGGCTGGTCGGCAAGAAGCTGGCGCTGGTCGACGATCGCCCCGGCGTCACGCGCGATCGGCGCGAGGGCGAGGCGACCCTGCTCGGGCTCGATTTCCGCATCGTCGACACCGCCGGCTTCGAGGACGAGGATCCGCAGACGCTCCCCGGCCGGATGCGCGCGCAGACGCAGGCGGCGGTCTCCGATGCCGATGCGGCATTGTTCCTGTTCGACGCACGCGTGGGCGTGACGCCGCTGGACGAGGAGATGGGCCGCTGGCTGCGCAACGGCGACACGCCGGTGATCCTCGCGGGCAACAAGGCCGAGGGCAAAGCGGGCGAGAGCGGCCTGCTCGACGCGTTCAAGCTGGGCTTCGGCGAGGCGATCCCGCTGTCGGCCGAACATGGCGAGGGGCTGGTCGACCTGTTCGAGGCGATCCGGCCGATCGTCGACGATTTCGATCCCGGCGAGGTCGAGGACGAGGAAGGCACCGACGGGCCGCTCAAGCTGGCGATCGTCGGCCGCCCGAATGCGGGCAAGTCGACCCTCGTCAACCAGATGCTGGGCGAGGACCGGATGATTACGGGTCCGGAGGCGGGCATCACGCGCGATTCGATCGCGATCGACTGGGAATGGTTCGGCAAGCCCGTTCGCCTGATCGACACGGCCGGCCTGCGCCGCAAGGCGAAGGTGGAGGACAAGCTCGAGCGGCTGTCGGCGGCCGACACGCAGCGCGCGATCGACTTTGCCGAGGTGGTGGTGCTGCTGCTCGACGCGACGCGCGGGCTGGAGGCGCAGGATCTGCGCATCGCATCGCAGGTGATCGAGGAAGGGCGCGCGCTGATCGTCGCGGTGAGCAAGTGGGACGTCGCCGAGAATGCGCCGAGCCTGTTCCAGGGCATACGCGGCGCGCTCGACGACGGGCTCGCGCAGGTGAAGGGCCTGCCGCTCATCACCGTTTCGGGCGTCACCGGGCGCGGCGTCGACCAGCTGATCCAGGCGGCGTTCGCGACGCGTGAGGCGTGGTCGGCGCGCGTCGGTACGGGCGAGCTCAACCGCTGGTTCGAGCGCGCGTTGGAGGCGAACCCGCCGCCCGCGCCCGGCGGCAAGCGGATCAAGCTGCGCTACCTCACCCAGGCACGCACGCGGCCGCCGACCTTCGTGCTGTTCGGCACGCGTGTCGACCAATTGCCCGAAAGCTACCGCCGTTACCTCGTCAACGGCATAAGGCGCGAACTCGGCTTCGGTGCGGTGCCGGTGCGGCTCAACCTGCGCGCGCCCAAGAATCCGTTCGGGGGATGA
- a CDS encoding class I SAM-dependent methyltransferase: MASRRQQITPAAFDAVYDRFVRPGGFHEHDDYYDISHDRYVQTLGYLADIALPDNARLLDIGGGQMAILGAKLFGFDAVIGDINENFRGPADDAGIGFAVCNLIDDDPPAFKGAFDAVVLAEVVEHLPMPPYIVLSKVRTWLKPGGALLVTTPNLFRLRNTARMLLGRDPFDRFMMPRHDVSLGHQTEYSGEHLAWQIREAGFTLERLEHDQLGATGFSWKARLARTLLSPLTRRKAWREELVAVGRNPA, from the coding sequence GTGGCATCGCGCCGGCAGCAGATCACCCCGGCCGCGTTCGACGCGGTCTACGACCGGTTCGTGCGCCCCGGCGGTTTCCACGAGCATGACGATTATTACGACATCAGCCACGATCGTTACGTCCAGACGCTGGGCTACCTCGCTGACATCGCCCTGCCCGACAATGCCCGCCTGCTGGATATTGGCGGTGGCCAGATGGCGATCCTCGGGGCCAAATTGTTCGGCTTCGACGCGGTCATAGGCGACATCAACGAGAATTTCCGCGGGCCCGCCGACGACGCCGGAATCGGGTTTGCGGTCTGCAACCTGATCGACGACGATCCGCCCGCCTTCAAGGGCGCCTTCGACGCGGTGGTGCTGGCCGAGGTGGTCGAGCATCTGCCGATGCCGCCTTATATCGTCCTGTCCAAGGTGCGGACATGGCTGAAACCCGGCGGCGCGCTGCTCGTCACAACACCCAACCTGTTCCGGCTGCGCAACACCGCCCGCATGCTGCTCGGGCGCGATCCGTTCGATCGCTTCATGATGCCGCGCCACGATGTCAGCCTGGGCCACCAGACCGAATATTCGGGCGAACATCTCGCGTGGCAGATTCGCGAGGCCGGCTTCACGCTCGAACGGCTGGAGCATGACCAGCTCGGCGCGACCGGTTTCTCGTGGAAGGCACGGCTCGCGCGCACTTTGCTGTCGCCGCTGACGCGCCGCAAGGCGTGGCGCGAGGAACTGGTCGCGGTGGGGCGCAACCCGGCGTGA
- a CDS encoding endonuclease domain-containing protein yields MLSGPKHTVKKARTFRRAMSVPEVRLWVRLRERPAGFKFRRQHPAGPYVLDFYCHEARLAIEVDGIAHDMGDAPERDGERDAWLATQGVATLRLRAVDVIRDIDAAVGAIVHACRLRLPLHHAAHGSPPRSGEDV; encoded by the coding sequence ATGCTGAGCGGCCCGAAACACACCGTCAAAAAGGCCCGCACGTTCCGCCGCGCTATGAGCGTGCCCGAAGTGCGGCTGTGGGTTCGCCTCCGCGAGCGGCCGGCTGGTTTCAAGTTCCGTCGTCAGCACCCGGCAGGCCCTTACGTGCTCGACTTCTACTGCCACGAGGCACGGCTCGCGATCGAGGTGGATGGCATAGCGCACGACATGGGGGACGCGCCCGAGCGGGACGGCGAACGCGACGCGTGGCTGGCGACGCAAGGCGTGGCGACGTTGAGGCTGCGCGCCGTGGACGTGATACGTGATATCGATGCAGCGGTTGGGGCGATCGTTCATGCCTGCCGACTGCGTTTACCCCTCCACCATGCTGCGCATGGTTCCCCTCCCCGTTCCGGGGAGGATGTATGA
- the purL gene encoding phosphoribosylformylglycinamidine synthase subunit PurL: MSEITPQIVAEHGLSPEEYDRVLHALGREPNLTELGIFSVMWSEHCSYKSSRIHLGKLPTKGPQVICGPGENAGVIDIGDGQAAIFKMESHNHPSYIEPYQGAATGVGGILRDVFTMGARPVANLNALRFGRPDHPKMRHLIAGVVHGIGGYGNCVGVPTVGGEVNFHPAYDGNILVNAMTVGVAETAKIFYSAASGIGNPIVYVGSKTGRDGIHGATMASADFSEDSEEKRPTVQVGDPFTEKLLIEACLELMASDAIVAIQDMGAAGLTSSSVEMASKGGVGIELDMNAVPCREEGMTPYEMMLSESQERMLMVLKPGREAEAEALFHKWELDFAVIGHVTDTGRMVLTFNGATVCDIPLGPLADEAPKYDRPWVRTEPPAMPTGLPDSADPAADLLKLMASPDLASRRWIWEQYDTMVGADTVQRPGGDAAVVRVHGTDKALAISTDCTPRYCYADPYEGGKQAIAECFRNLSAVGAKPLATTDCMNFGNPQRPEIMGQFVGCIEGMAEACTALDFPIVSGNVSLYNETKNDDGSGSAILPTPAIGGVGLMQDWKRSVGIGFRQKGDIVVLVGERRGHLGQSLWLRDIHGLDGRDAGPPPPVDLAAERRTGDYVRNGIEEGWITACHDVSDGGVAVALAEMALAGNVGALIDGAVPHGLAGSLFAEDQGLYLVTLHDHALLGFLAGAQAAGIVADPIGRTSGTRLIFETETGDFCVPLDALRTAHEGFFPKLMGADAALA, from the coding sequence ATGAGCGAGATCACGCCCCAAATCGTCGCCGAGCACGGCCTCTCCCCCGAGGAATATGATCGCGTGCTCCACGCGCTCGGCCGCGAGCCCAATCTCACCGAACTCGGCATCTTCTCGGTGATGTGGTCCGAGCATTGCTCGTACAAATCGAGCCGCATCCACCTCGGCAAATTGCCCACCAAGGGCCCACAGGTGATCTGCGGCCCCGGCGAGAATGCCGGCGTGATCGACATCGGCGACGGCCAGGCCGCCATCTTCAAGATGGAGAGCCACAACCACCCCTCGTACATCGAGCCCTATCAGGGTGCGGCGACCGGCGTCGGCGGCATTTTGCGCGACGTGTTCACGATGGGCGCGCGTCCGGTCGCGAACCTGAACGCCTTGCGCTTCGGCCGGCCCGATCATCCCAAGATGCGCCACCTGATCGCGGGCGTGGTCCACGGCATTGGCGGCTATGGCAATTGCGTCGGCGTGCCCACGGTGGGCGGCGAGGTCAATTTCCACCCGGCCTATGACGGCAACATCCTCGTCAACGCGATGACGGTCGGCGTCGCCGAAACCGCGAAGATCTTCTATTCGGCGGCATCGGGCATCGGCAATCCGATCGTCTATGTCGGCTCCAAGACCGGCCGCGACGGCATCCACGGCGCGACGATGGCGTCGGCCGACTTCTCCGAGGATTCGGAGGAGAAGCGCCCGACCGTGCAGGTCGGCGACCCGTTCACCGAGAAACTGCTGATCGAGGCGTGCCTCGAGCTGATGGCCTCCGACGCGATCGTCGCGATCCAGGACATGGGCGCGGCCGGCCTCACCTCCTCCTCGGTCGAGATGGCGTCGAAGGGCGGCGTCGGCATCGAACTCGACATGAACGCCGTGCCATGCCGCGAGGAGGGCATGACGCCCTACGAGATGATGCTCTCCGAGAGCCAGGAGCGCATGCTGATGGTGCTGAAGCCCGGCCGCGAGGCCGAGGCCGAGGCGCTGTTCCACAAGTGGGAACTCGATTTCGCGGTGATCGGCCACGTCACCGACACCGGCCGCATGGTGCTCACCTTCAACGGCGCGACCGTATGCGACATCCCGCTCGGCCCCTTGGCCGACGAGGCGCCCAAATATGACCGGCCGTGGGTGCGCACCGAACCGCCGGCGATGCCGACCGGCCTGCCCGACAGCGCCGACCCTGCGGCCGACCTGCTCAAGCTGATGGCCTCGCCCGATCTCGCCAGCCGCCGCTGGATCTGGGAGCAATATGACACGATGGTCGGCGCCGACACGGTGCAGCGCCCCGGTGGCGACGCCGCGGTGGTGCGCGTCCACGGCACCGACAAGGCGCTGGCGATCAGCACCGACTGCACGCCGCGTTATTGCTATGCCGACCCGTATGAGGGCGGCAAGCAGGCGATCGCCGAATGCTTCCGCAACCTCTCCGCGGTCGGCGCCAAGCCGTTGGCGACGACCGACTGCATGAATTTCGGCAACCCGCAGCGGCCCGAGATCATGGGCCAGTTCGTCGGCTGCATCGAGGGCATGGCCGAGGCGTGCACCGCGCTCGATTTCCCGATCGTCTCGGGCAATGTCAGCCTCTACAACGAGACCAAGAATGACGATGGCTCGGGCAGCGCGATCCTGCCCACGCCCGCGATCGGCGGCGTCGGCCTGATGCAGGATTGGAAGCGCTCGGTCGGCATCGGCTTCCGCCAGAAGGGCGACATCGTCGTGCTGGTCGGCGAACGGCGCGGCCATCTCGGCCAGTCGTTGTGGCTGCGCGACATTCACGGCCTCGACGGCCGCGACGCCGGGCCGCCGCCGCCGGTCGACCTTGCCGCCGAGCGCCGCACGGGCGACTATGTCCGCAACGGCATCGAGGAAGGCTGGATCACCGCCTGCCACGACGTTTCCGATGGCGGCGTCGCGGTGGCGCTGGCCGAGATGGCACTGGCGGGCAATGTCGGCGCGCTGATCGACGGCGCGGTGCCGCATGGCCTCGCCGGTTCGCTGTTCGCCGAGGATCAGGGGCTCTACCTCGTCACCTTGCACGATCATGCGCTGCTCGGCTTCCTCGCCGGCGCACAGGCGGCGGGCATCGTGGCCGATCCGATCGGCCGTACGAGCGGCACCCGCCTGATCTTCGAGACCGAAACCGGCGACTTCTGCGTCCCGCTCGACGCGCTCCGCACCGCCCACGAAGGCTTCTTCCCCAAGCTGATGGGCGCCGACGCGGCGCTGGCGTGA